CCCGTAACGACGACGAGAACGACCACGATTTCGAGACTCGCAACTCACCGACAGAAACCCTGCAGGATCACCTGGAGTGGCAACTGAACCTCACGCCCATGAGCGAACGGGACCAGGCCATTGCTCATGCCCTGATGGATGCGGTGGATGAGCGCGGCTACCTGACCAGCTCCCTGGAAGACATTCACGCCGGGCTGCTGGATGAGGCTGAGGAAGATCCCCTCGAACTGGACGAAGTGGAAGCGGTGCTGCACCGCCTGCAGCACTTCGACCCACCAGGCGTCTTCGCCCGGGACCTTCAAGAGTGCCTGCTCATCCAGCTCAACCAGTTGCCACCGGACACTCCCTGGCTGGCCCAGGCCCGGCTGGTGATCACCCACTACATCAATCTGCTGGGCAACCGTGATTACGCCCAGTTGCTGCGACGCAGCCGGCTGAAAGAAGATCAGCTCAGGGAAGTACTGGCACTGATTACCGGGCTGAACCCGCGGCCGGGCGATGTCATTGACCGCGCCGAGCCAGACTATGTAATTCCAGACGTGATTGTGCGCAAGCACAACGGCCGCTGGCGGGTGGAACTGAATCCGGAAATTGCCCCGCGCATTCGGGTAAATGCAAGCTATGCTTCACTTATAAGGCGTGCAGACAGTAGCGCCGACAACACCTATCTGCGGGACCAGCTGCAGGAGGCGAAGTGGTTTATCAAGAGCCTGCAAAGCCGGAATGAAACACTACTTAAGGTGGCCACGCGCATCGTCGAGCACCAGCAGGGGTTCCTGGACCATGGAGAGGAGGCCATGAAGCCTCTGATACTCTCGGACATTGCCCAGGCCGTGGAGATGCATGAATCAACTATCTCAAGGGTCACTACCCAGAAGTACATGCACACCCCGAGGGGCATTTTCGAACTGAAGTATTTCTTCTCCAGCCACGTAAGCACGGACGAGGGCGGCGAATGCTCCTCAACGGCAATCCGGGCCATGATCAAGAAGCTGATTGCCGCGGAGACGCCCAAAAAGCCGTTGAGCGACAGTAAAATTGCAGCCATGCTAGGAGAACAGGGAATCAAGGTTGCGCGACGCACCGTTGCCAAATACCGGGAGGCCATGCACATTCCGCCTTCCAACGAGCGCAAGCGGCTGGTCTGATCCCTTACGGGGAGCGGCACGCAACGCAGTATTCGCCGGCGCCAAGGGCGCCTGCACCCAGACCGGCTCTCCGGAGCCGGCACGATGACAACAGGAGACGCCTATGCAACTCAATATTTCAGGCCATCACGTAGAACTGACTCCCGCACTCAAGGATTACGTTTCAGAGAAGTTCGAGAAGCTCGAGCGTCACTTTGACCACATCAGTAACTGCCAGGTTACCCTGGAAGTGGAAAAGGTGCGCCAGATCGCGGAAGCCACACTGCACGTGGTTGGTGGTGAGATTCACGCAAAGGCGGAAAACGAGGACATGTACGCGGCCATCGATGCCCTGATCGACAAGCTGGACCGCCAGATCCTCAAGCACAAGGAAAAGAATGTAGACCGGATGCACGGAAACGGCTCTCGTTAACCGGCTGTTATGGTGTAATTCATACAATCGAGCTGCGACACGAGTGACGTGTCGCAGCCTTTTTTTTAACGGAAACCCAGTCGATCCATGAGCGACACATCCCTGACCATAGACAACATTCTTGCGCCGGAGCTGACCCTATGCAGGGTCGCGGCCTCCAGCAAGAAACGGGCCCTGGAGTTTATTGCCGAGCAGATAAACCAGCAGGACAACACGCTCAGCGAAACCCAGATTTTCAACAATCTGATTGCCCGCGAGCGCCTGGGCAGCACCGGCATTGGCCAGGGTATTGCGATCCCGCACTGTCGGCTTGAAGGGCTGGATCACGTGGTGGGCGTGCTGATGACCCTCGAGGAAAGCGTCGACTTCGACGCCATCGATAATCAGCCGGTCGACCTGATTTTCGCGCTGATCGTGCCCAAGGAGGCCACCAGCGAGCACCTCGAACTTCTCAGCCAACTGGCCGAAAAGTTCAATGAGCGGTCGTTCTGTGACCGACTCCGGCAGTGCCAGGATGCCCGAACGCTTTACGAACGCATGACCGCTACGGGCGGATGAGAGCTACCACAGCAGAGGAAGTTTGGTCATGAAGCTGATCATCGTCAGTGGCAGATCCGGCTCGGGCAAGAGTACGGCACTTCATGTGCTTGAAGACCTTGGCTTCTACTGCATCGACAACCTTCCCATTGGCCTTCTGTTCCCGCTCACCCGTGAGGCGGCAGGCCAGGCCAGTCCGGGCCGGCTGGGCAAGATGGCAGTGAGCATCGACGCCCGCAACCTGTCGGGAGAACTGGCGAATTTCGAGGACATCTACCGCAGTCTTCAGGGTACCGGCGTTACTGTGGAGATCATTTTCCTGGACGCCGACGAACAGTCGCTGCTTCAGCGTTTCCACGCAACACGCCGCAAACATCCGCTGAGCGACGACAAAACCTCGCTGCGGGAGGCAATCAGCAGCGAGAAAACATTGCTGGAGCCGCTGTCCAAGCTGTCAGACCTGTATATCAACACCACTGGCATGTCCATGTACGAACTGCGGGACATGGTCAAACAACGGGTGGTGGGTCGCAAGGACCAGGAGTTGGCTCTGCTGTTCCAGTCCTTTGGATTCAAGCACGGTGTTCCCCTGGATTCGGACTACGTTTTTGATGTCCGCTGCCTACCCAACCCTTACTGGGACACCAGTCTGCGCAAATATGTGGGCACCGACCAGCCGGTTATCGATTTCCTTGAACAGGAGCCGTCCACTCGAAAAATGATCGAAGACCTGACGACGTTCCTGGATAACTGGCTGCCATCCTTCGCCGACAGTAATCGTAGCTATATGACCATCTCCATCGGCTGTACCGGCGGCCAACACCGGTCGGTCTACATGTGCGAACAGTTGGGCGCCTACTTCCGGCAGAAATACAGCAATGTGCAGGTTCGGCACACGGAGCTGCCACACCTTCAGGCAAGGGAAGAGATCTGATCCACTCATGATTCGTCGCCCCATTACCATCATCAACAAACTTGGTCTTCACGCTCGCGCCACTGCAAAGCTCGTTGCCACGGCTTCCGGGTTCGAAAGCAGTGTTCGCATCAGTGGCAAGGGCCGGGAAGTGGATGCCAAGAACATCATGCAGGTGATGATGCTGGCCGCCAGTCAGGGTACCGAAGTGGAGATCATTGCCGAGGGCTCCGACGAGGAGCAGGCGGTCGAGGCCGTGGCCGACCTGATCAACGACTATTTCGGCGAGGGCGAATAAGGCGAATGCCGTACGGCATTCACCTACAACTCATTCTCACCTACAGCGCCTAACTCCGCTATAATGCAGGCGTTTTCTGACGCCGGGTGATTCATGACCGATATTCTGGAAAAAAGCCAGGCCCGCCAGCGCCTTCGCTCCCTGAGTGAAGCACTGGACAGTGGTGCGCTGAAGCAGGTTGCCCGCATCCTGAATGGCGGCCTGAGCCCCAGCGATATTGCCCACCTGCTCGAGTCCTCGCCGCCCCGGCAGCGGGCCCTGCTCTGGAACCTGGTCGACAAGCAGCTCGAGGGGGAAGTTCTCCAGTACCTGAACGACGATATCCGGGGCTACTTCCTGAGCCAGTTGAATGCCCAGGAACTGGCGGACATCATCGAGGACTTCGAGTCGGACGACCTGGCCGACTTGCTGCAACAGCTGCCGGACACGGTGATTCAGGAAGTCCTGGACACCATGGACGAACAGGATCGCCAGCGGGTCGAGGAAGTTCTCTCCTACCCCGAGGACACCGCCGGCGGTCTGATGAACACGGACACCATCACGGTGCGCCCGGACATCAGCATTGACGTGGTGCTGCGTTACCTGCGCCGGCACCGAACCCTGCCCCCGATGACCGACAGCCTGATTGTGGTGAGCCGGCGGGATGAATTCATCGGCATGCTGCCGATCACCAAGATGCTGGTTTCCAATCCTGCCGCCACCGTGCGGGAGGTCATGGATACCGACATTGACCCCATTCCCGTAACCCTGTCCGACACCAAGGTAGCAACCCTGTTTGAACGCTACGATCTGATCTCGGCGCCGGTGGTGAACGAGGAAGGCCGGCTGCTGGGCCGCATCACCATCGATGACGTGGTGGACGTTATTCGGGAAGACGCCGACCACTCTCTGATGAGCATGGCAGGTCTGGACGAAGATGAGGACACCTTTGCACCGGTGTGGAAAACATCCCGGCGTCGGGCGGTCTGGCTGGGTATCAACCTGATTACCGCCCTCACCGCTTCGGCGGTGATCGGTCTGTTCGAAGAAACCATTGCCAAGGTGGTCGCGCTCGCCGTGCTCATGCCCATTGTCGCCAGCATGGGCGGCATTGCCGGCAGCCAGACCCTCACCCTGGTAATCCGGGGCATGGCCGTAGGCCAGATCAGCGGCGCCAATGTGGGCTGGCTGCTGAACCGTGAGTTTCTGTCCGGCATCCTCAATGGGTTTCTCTGGGCGGCCGTGGTCGCAGGGGCCGCCATGCTCTGGTTCCAGGACATGCTGATTGGCGCCATTATCGCCGCCGCCCTGGTCATTAATCTCGTGGCGGCAGCACTCGTGGGTACCGTGCTACCGCTGTTCCTGAAGTCACGGAACATCGACCCGGCCCTAGCGGGGAGCGTGATTCTCACCACCGTGACAGACGTGGTCGGTTTCATGGCCTTTCTTGGCCTCGCCACGATTTTCTATGCGTAGCCGGATGTCGGATTACGCTTTGCTAATCCGACATCCGGTTGGGTGAATTCTTGTAGGTCGGGTTAGCGAAGCGTAACCCGACAACCAGGCAGAACTTATGACAGACAAACACGACAACGACGCGCCCGAATACGACGGCCCCAGCAAATCCCAGCTCAAACGGGAGATGCACGCACTGCAGGACCTGGGCAAACGCATGCTGGATCTGAGCAACGACCAGTTGGCCACTCTGCCCATCAGCGATACCCTCCGGGCGGCCATTGAGGAGTCCCGACGCATCCGTCAGAACGAAGCCAAGCGTCGGCATCTTCAGTACATTGGCAAGGTGATCCGGCAGGAGGACGACCCTGAGGCGCTGGCCACAGCCATCGACGCCTTTGATGCGGGCAGTGAGGAGCACACCCGGCGCCACCACCTGGCCGAGCGCTGGCGTGACCGGATCATCGCCGATGGCGACTCGGTGGTGGGCGAGTTTTTCAACTATTGCCCGAGCGCCGACATGCAGCACCTGCGTAATCTGGCGCGCAATGCCCGCAAGGACGTGGAAAAGCAGAAGAATACCGGCCAGTCCCGAAAGCTGTTCC
The nucleotide sequence above comes from Marinobacter gudaonensis. Encoded proteins:
- a CDS encoding HPr family phosphocarrier protein, with the translated sequence MIRRPITIINKLGLHARATAKLVATASGFESSVRISGKGREVDAKNIMQVMMLAASQGTEVEIIAEGSDEEQAVEAVADLINDYFGEGE
- the hpf gene encoding ribosome hibernation promoting factor, giving the protein MQLNISGHHVELTPALKDYVSEKFEKLERHFDHISNCQVTLEVEKVRQIAEATLHVVGGEIHAKAENEDMYAAIDALIDKLDRQILKHKEKNVDRMHGNGSR
- the yjgA gene encoding ribosome biogenesis factor YjgA, which gives rise to MTDKHDNDAPEYDGPSKSQLKREMHALQDLGKRMLDLSNDQLATLPISDTLRAAIEESRRIRQNEAKRRHLQYIGKVIRQEDDPEALATAIDAFDAGSEEHTRRHHLAERWRDRIIADGDSVVGEFFNYCPSADMQHLRNLARNARKDVEKQKNTGQSRKLFRYLRECIDDAEALS
- the mgtE gene encoding magnesium transporter, giving the protein MTDILEKSQARQRLRSLSEALDSGALKQVARILNGGLSPSDIAHLLESSPPRQRALLWNLVDKQLEGEVLQYLNDDIRGYFLSQLNAQELADIIEDFESDDLADLLQQLPDTVIQEVLDTMDEQDRQRVEEVLSYPEDTAGGLMNTDTITVRPDISIDVVLRYLRRHRTLPPMTDSLIVVSRRDEFIGMLPITKMLVSNPAATVREVMDTDIDPIPVTLSDTKVATLFERYDLISAPVVNEEGRLLGRITIDDVVDVIREDADHSLMSMAGLDEDEDTFAPVWKTSRRRAVWLGINLITALTASAVIGLFEETIAKVVALAVLMPIVASMGGIAGSQTLTLVIRGMAVGQISGANVGWLLNREFLSGILNGFLWAAVVAGAAMLWFQDMLIGAIIAAALVINLVAAALVGTVLPLFLKSRNIDPALAGSVILTTVTDVVGFMAFLGLATIFYA
- the rapZ gene encoding RNase adapter RapZ — its product is MKLIIVSGRSGSGKSTALHVLEDLGFYCIDNLPIGLLFPLTREAAGQASPGRLGKMAVSIDARNLSGELANFEDIYRSLQGTGVTVEIIFLDADEQSLLQRFHATRRKHPLSDDKTSLREAISSEKTLLEPLSKLSDLYINTTGMSMYELRDMVKQRVVGRKDQELALLFQSFGFKHGVPLDSDYVFDVRCLPNPYWDTSLRKYVGTDQPVIDFLEQEPSTRKMIEDLTTFLDNWLPSFADSNRSYMTISIGCTGGQHRSVYMCEQLGAYFRQKYSNVQVRHTELPHLQAREEI
- a CDS encoding RNA polymerase factor sigma-54, giving the protein MVMKASLQLKLGQSLTMTPQLQQAIRLLQLSTLDLQQEIQQALESNPMLETSEDDDHPDASSEGPESGESESSEHTAESPTETQTDWDESENGPDWASENDIPDNIPDDLPVDTAWDDIYQSAPAPAARNDDENDHDFETRNSPTETLQDHLEWQLNLTPMSERDQAIAHALMDAVDERGYLTSSLEDIHAGLLDEAEEDPLELDEVEAVLHRLQHFDPPGVFARDLQECLLIQLNQLPPDTPWLAQARLVITHYINLLGNRDYAQLLRRSRLKEDQLREVLALITGLNPRPGDVIDRAEPDYVIPDVIVRKHNGRWRVELNPEIAPRIRVNASYASLIRRADSSADNTYLRDQLQEAKWFIKSLQSRNETLLKVATRIVEHQQGFLDHGEEAMKPLILSDIAQAVEMHESTISRVTTQKYMHTPRGIFELKYFFSSHVSTDEGGECSSTAIRAMIKKLIAAETPKKPLSDSKIAAMLGEQGIKVARRTVAKYREAMHIPPSNERKRLV
- the ptsN gene encoding PTS IIA-like nitrogen regulatory protein PtsN gives rise to the protein MSDTSLTIDNILAPELTLCRVAASSKKRALEFIAEQINQQDNTLSETQIFNNLIARERLGSTGIGQGIAIPHCRLEGLDHVVGVLMTLEESVDFDAIDNQPVDLIFALIVPKEATSEHLELLSQLAEKFNERSFCDRLRQCQDARTLYERMTATGG